In Nicotiana tabacum cultivar K326 chromosome 17, ASM71507v2, whole genome shotgun sequence, one DNA window encodes the following:
- the LOC107797950 gene encoding cytochrome P450 87A3-like isoform X1: MWLSLLAVALIVVGFTHWVYRWRNPKCKGLLPPGSMGLPIIGESIGYFSSHPLEGIPPFIQERTARYGKIFKTSLVGHPVVVSADPEVNYYVFQQEEVLFQCWYTKSAIELTGKDGFLDNKGTVHKYLRNLVLSLVGPDKLKHNHISEIDLNIRKHLHRWAGRGEVDVKEASEIMLITFMAEKILECNEEKALELREQYRAFMGGFVCFPINLPGTAYHASLQGRKNAMKMIKDIVKERKTSKEKRNKQDFLDHLLCEVANKETILTEENALNTIFAVLFAAFETTSAAIALGLKFLNDHPQVLPQLMEEHENIVKNREDKEAAISWTEYKSMTFTHKVVNEIVRLANIVPGIFRKVLKDVKIKGFTIPAGWIVVVCPPSVHLDSNNYEDPYVFNPWRWKEEELHSASKKFMAFGGGLRLCAGADLAKLQISIFLHYLVTKYRWRMKKEGNIVRTPGLYFLDGLHIHISESERNKEDQNQFIS; this comes from the exons ATGTGGCTTAGTTTATTGGCAGTAGCATTAATAGTTGTAGGATTCACTCATTGGGTGTATAGATGGAGAAATCCCAAATGCAAAGGGTTATTGCCTCCTGGCTCTATGGGTCTGCCTATTATTGGCGAATCCATTGGGTACTTCTCTTCACATCCTTTGGAAGGAATCCCACCTTTTATTCAGGAAAGAACTGCAAG atatgggaagatatttaaGACTAGTTTAGTTGGGCATCCAGTGGTTGTATCTGCTGATCCTGAAGTCAATTACTATGTCTTCCAACAAGAAGAAGTATTGTTCCAGTGTTGGTACACAAAGAGTGCTATTGAACTCACTGGAAAAGATGGCTTTCTTGACAACAAAGGGACTGTTCATAAGTATCTTAGGAATTTAGTTCTCAGCCTCGTTGGCCCTGATAAGCTAAAACATAACCATATTTCTGAAATTGACCTTAATATTCGTAAACACTTGCATCGATGGGCTGGCCGGGGAGAAGTTGACGTCAAAGAAGCATCTGAAATT ATGCTAATCACATTTATGGCGGAAAAGATCCTGGAATGTAATGAAGAAAAAGCATTGGAATTGAGAGAGCAGTACAGAGCTTTCATGGGTGGCTTTGTCTGTTTTCCAATTAATCTCCCTGGTACAGCTTATCATGCCTCTTTACAG GGGCGTAAAAATGCTATGAAGATGATCAAAGACATAGTGAAGGAGAGAAAAACATCAAAGGAAAAACGAAACAAACAAGATTTCTTGGATCACCTTCTTTGTGAAGTAGCCAACAAAGAAACAATTCTAACAGAGGAAAATGCCCTGAATACTATCTTCGCAGTATTGTTTGCTGCTTTTGAAACAACATCTGCTGCCATTGCCTTAGGTCTCAAGTTTCTCAATGATCATCCTCAGGTGTTGCCACAACTTATG GAAGAGCACGAGAACATTGTTAAAAACCGAGAGGACAAAGAGGCCGCGATTTCATGGACAGAATACAAGTCAATGACATTCACACATAAG GTTGTGAATGAAATAGTAAGGCTAGCCAATATCGTGCCAGGAATTTTCCGAAAAGTACTGAAAGATGTCAAAATAAAAG GATTTACAATTCCAGCAGGTTGGATAGTGGTAGTATGTCCACCATCAGTTCATCTTGATTCAAATAACTATGAGGATCCCTATGTCTTCAATCCATGGCGTTGGAAG gAGGAAGAACTACATAGTGCATCCAAGAAATTCATGGCATTTGGTGGGGGTCTCAGACTATGTGCTGGTGCTGATCTTGCCAAGCTGCAAATATCCATTTTTCTCCATTACTTAGTCACCAAGTACAG gtggagaatgaaaaaagaagggAATATTGTGCGGACACCGGGTTTGTACTTCCTAGATGGATTACACATCCACATCTCTGAAtctgaaagaaataaagaagatcAAAACCAGTTcattagctag
- the LOC107797950 gene encoding cytochrome P450 87A3-like isoform X2, which produces MWLSLLAVALIVVGFTHWVYRWRNPKCKGLLPPGSMGLPIIGESIGYFSSHPLEGIPPFIQERTARYGKIFKTSLVGHPVVVSADPEVNYYVFQQEEVLFQCWYTKSAIELTGKDGFLDNKGTVHKYLRNLVLSLVGPDKLKHNHISEIDLNIRKHLHRWAGRGEVDVKEASEIMLITFMAEKILECNEEKALELREQYRAFMGGFVCFPINLPGTAYHASLQGRKNAMKMIKDIVKERKTSKEKRNKQDFLDHLLCEVANKETILTEENALNTIFAVLFAAFETTSAAIALGLKFLNDHPQEEHENIVKNREDKEAAISWTEYKSMTFTHKVVNEIVRLANIVPGIFRKVLKDVKIKGFTIPAGWIVVVCPPSVHLDSNNYEDPYVFNPWRWKEEELHSASKKFMAFGGGLRLCAGADLAKLQISIFLHYLVTKYRWRMKKEGNIVRTPGLYFLDGLHIHISESERNKEDQNQFIS; this is translated from the exons ATGTGGCTTAGTTTATTGGCAGTAGCATTAATAGTTGTAGGATTCACTCATTGGGTGTATAGATGGAGAAATCCCAAATGCAAAGGGTTATTGCCTCCTGGCTCTATGGGTCTGCCTATTATTGGCGAATCCATTGGGTACTTCTCTTCACATCCTTTGGAAGGAATCCCACCTTTTATTCAGGAAAGAACTGCAAG atatgggaagatatttaaGACTAGTTTAGTTGGGCATCCAGTGGTTGTATCTGCTGATCCTGAAGTCAATTACTATGTCTTCCAACAAGAAGAAGTATTGTTCCAGTGTTGGTACACAAAGAGTGCTATTGAACTCACTGGAAAAGATGGCTTTCTTGACAACAAAGGGACTGTTCATAAGTATCTTAGGAATTTAGTTCTCAGCCTCGTTGGCCCTGATAAGCTAAAACATAACCATATTTCTGAAATTGACCTTAATATTCGTAAACACTTGCATCGATGGGCTGGCCGGGGAGAAGTTGACGTCAAAGAAGCATCTGAAATT ATGCTAATCACATTTATGGCGGAAAAGATCCTGGAATGTAATGAAGAAAAAGCATTGGAATTGAGAGAGCAGTACAGAGCTTTCATGGGTGGCTTTGTCTGTTTTCCAATTAATCTCCCTGGTACAGCTTATCATGCCTCTTTACAG GGGCGTAAAAATGCTATGAAGATGATCAAAGACATAGTGAAGGAGAGAAAAACATCAAAGGAAAAACGAAACAAACAAGATTTCTTGGATCACCTTCTTTGTGAAGTAGCCAACAAAGAAACAATTCTAACAGAGGAAAATGCCCTGAATACTATCTTCGCAGTATTGTTTGCTGCTTTTGAAACAACATCTGCTGCCATTGCCTTAGGTCTCAAGTTTCTCAATGATCATCCTCAG GAAGAGCACGAGAACATTGTTAAAAACCGAGAGGACAAAGAGGCCGCGATTTCATGGACAGAATACAAGTCAATGACATTCACACATAAG GTTGTGAATGAAATAGTAAGGCTAGCCAATATCGTGCCAGGAATTTTCCGAAAAGTACTGAAAGATGTCAAAATAAAAG GATTTACAATTCCAGCAGGTTGGATAGTGGTAGTATGTCCACCATCAGTTCATCTTGATTCAAATAACTATGAGGATCCCTATGTCTTCAATCCATGGCGTTGGAAG gAGGAAGAACTACATAGTGCATCCAAGAAATTCATGGCATTTGGTGGGGGTCTCAGACTATGTGCTGGTGCTGATCTTGCCAAGCTGCAAATATCCATTTTTCTCCATTACTTAGTCACCAAGTACAG gtggagaatgaaaaaagaagggAATATTGTGCGGACACCGGGTTTGTACTTCCTAGATGGATTACACATCCACATCTCTGAAtctgaaagaaataaagaagatcAAAACCAGTTcattagctag